In the genome of Dryobates pubescens isolate bDryPub1 chromosome 18, bDryPub1.pri, whole genome shotgun sequence, one region contains:
- the LOC104299571 gene encoding phosphatidylinositol-binding clathrin assembly protein isoform X3: protein MMSGQSITDRITAAQHSVTGSAVAKAVCKATTHEVMGPKKKHLDYLIQCTNEMNVNIPQLADTLFERTANSSWVVVFKALITTHHLMMYGNERFIQYLASRNTLFNLNNYLDKSAMQGYDMSTFIRRYSRYLNEKALSYRLVAVDFTKMKRGIDGVMRTMNAEKLLKTLPIIQNQLDALLDFDANPNELTNGVINAAFMLLFKDSIRLFAAYNEGIINLLERYFDMKKNQCKEGLDIYKKFLARMTKLSEFLKVAEQVGIDQGDIPDLTQAPSSLLEALEQHLASVEGKKTKEVSAASRASALSSAVSTLASTGMSFSRMDEKEKQQALEEEQARLQALKEQRLREISVVSNSTSTSASPSTLSGKSVNTTVAVDLFAVPAPTTNSMPNLSSDLFDIQPAFVPTVQSTPAISTSASNAWGGFPLHSAPPGTTASTINVDFDAVFGGKSTAPEYRTTSDDVLQPTVPPESQRTTLGNQQSGKILANDLDSSLANLVGNLGFGGTPSKKSDMQWTQPTEKKLTGGTNWQAKTSTSTTWNPTPLPTIPHRNGVHYPAYVPAPIAYPLTTPQVPVYGMVPPQVGAAPLMAPQSMMYTQPGLRPTNPFAPVSETQIQFL, encoded by the exons atcTAATACAGTGCACAAATGAAATGAATGTGAATATTCCACAGTTGGCAGACACACTCTTTGAGAGAACTGCGAACAGTAGCTGGGTTGTAGTTTTCAAAGCTCTAATTACAACGCACCACCTCATGATGTATGGAAATGAG CGCTTCATCCAGTATCTTGCATCGCGAAACACTCTGTTCAATTTAAATAACTACCTGGACAAAAGTGCCATGCAGG GCTATGATATGTCTACCTTCATTAGGCGATACAGCAGATACTTGAATGAAAAAGCACTTTCATATAGGCTTGTAGCAGTTGACTTCACCAAAATGAAAAGAGG GATAGATGGAGTGATGAGAACCATGAATGCTGAAAAGCTTCTGAAAACCCTCCCAATCATACAGAACCAGCTTGATGCACTCCTTGATTTTGAT GCAAATCCAAATGAACTAACAAATGGTGTTATAAATGCTGCCTTTATGCTCCTCTTTAAAGATTCCATTAGACTTTTTGCAGCATACAATGAGGGGATTATTAATCTTTTAG AAAGATATTTTGATATGAAGAAGAACCAGTGCAAAGAAGGCTTGGATATTTACAAAAAATTTCTAGCCAGAATGACCAAATTGTCAGAATTCCTCAAAGTAGCAGAG CAAGTTGGAATTGATCAGGGTGACATTCCAGATCTTACTCAG GCACCCAGCAGCTTGcttgaagcactggaacagcatTTGGCTTCtgtggagggaaagaaaacaaaagaagtctctgctgccagcag AGCTAGTGCCCTATCCAGTGCAGTTTCCACACTTGCCAGTACAGGAATGTCATTTAGCAGGATggatgagaaagaaaagcagcaggcatTGGAGGAGGAGCAAGCTAGACTGCAGGCACTTAAG GAGCAGCGATTAAGAGAGATTTCTGTAGTATCAAATTCCACTTCCACATCTGCATCCCCAAGCACCTTGTCAGGAAAAAGTGTGAATACCACTGTAGCTGTTGACCTCTTTGCAGTACCAGCACCCACAACGAATAG CATGCCCAACCTTTCCAGTGATCTCTTTGACATTCAGCCTGCATTTGTTCCAACTGTTCAGAGTACTCCGGCTATATCAACATCAGCAAGCAATGCTTGGGGAG gtttTCCTCTTCATTCAGCTCCTCCAGGTACCACCGCTTCAACAATTAATGTGGACTTCGATGCTGTTTTTGGAGGAAAATCTACAGCACCAGAGTACAGGACTACAAGTG ACGATGTGTTGCAACCCACTGTACCGCCAGAGAGTCAAAGAACCACATTAGGCAACCAACAAAGTGGAAAAATTTTGGCAAATGACCTTGATTCTTCACTTGCTAATCTAGTGGGAA ATCTTGGCTTTGGAGGAACTCCATCCAAAAA ATCGGATATGCAGTGGACCCAGCCTACAGAGAAGAAACTTACTGGTGGAACAAACTGGCAAGCAAAAACAAGCACGTCAACCACATGGAACCCTACTCCCTTACCTACAATCCCACATAGG AATGGAGTACACTATCCTGCATAT GTACCTGCTCCTATCGCGTACCCATTGACCACACCTCAAGTGCCTGTGTATGGAATG GTACCTCCTCAGGTTGGAGCTGCTCCTTTGATGGCACCTCAGTCAATGATGTATACACAGCCTGGTCTAAGGCCAACAAATCCTTTTGCACCTGTTTCTGAAACTCAG ATACAGTTTCTGTAG
- the LOC104299571 gene encoding phosphatidylinositol-binding clathrin assembly protein isoform X1 — protein MMSGQSITDRITAAQHSVTGSAVAKAVCKATTHEVMGPKKKHLDYLIQCTNEMNVNIPQLADTLFERTANSSWVVVFKALITTHHLMMYGNERFIQYLASRNTLFNLNNYLDKSAMQGYDMSTFIRRYSRYLNEKALSYRLVAVDFTKMKRGIDGVMRTMNAEKLLKTLPIIQNQLDALLDFDANPNELTNGVINAAFMLLFKDSIRLFAAYNEGIINLLERYFDMKKNQCKEGLDIYKKFLARMTKLSEFLKVAEQVGIDQGDIPDLTQAPSSLLEALEQHLASVEGKKTKEVSAASRASALSSAVSTLASTGMSFSRMDEKEKQQALEEEQARLQALKEQRLREISVVSNSTSTSASPSTLSGKSVNTTVAVDLFAVPAPTTNSMPNLSSDLFDIQPAFVPTVQSTPAISTSASNAWGGPFSSSNGCVGSPPHLDIFDMKPVEEAVKSTTPFINSTFSSKQTVELFSDDFSGHKPTYASVYHPLTVDGFPLHSAPPGTTASTINVDFDAVFGGKSTAPEYRTTSDDVLQPTVPPESQRTTLGNQQSGKILANDLDSSLANLVGNLGFGGTPSKKSDMQWTQPTEKKLTGGTNWQAKTSTSTTWNPTPLPTIPHRNGVHYPAYVPAPIAYPLTTPQVPVYGMVPPQVGAAPLMAPQSMMYTQPGLRPTNPFAPVSETQIQFL, from the exons atcTAATACAGTGCACAAATGAAATGAATGTGAATATTCCACAGTTGGCAGACACACTCTTTGAGAGAACTGCGAACAGTAGCTGGGTTGTAGTTTTCAAAGCTCTAATTACAACGCACCACCTCATGATGTATGGAAATGAG CGCTTCATCCAGTATCTTGCATCGCGAAACACTCTGTTCAATTTAAATAACTACCTGGACAAAAGTGCCATGCAGG GCTATGATATGTCTACCTTCATTAGGCGATACAGCAGATACTTGAATGAAAAAGCACTTTCATATAGGCTTGTAGCAGTTGACTTCACCAAAATGAAAAGAGG GATAGATGGAGTGATGAGAACCATGAATGCTGAAAAGCTTCTGAAAACCCTCCCAATCATACAGAACCAGCTTGATGCACTCCTTGATTTTGAT GCAAATCCAAATGAACTAACAAATGGTGTTATAAATGCTGCCTTTATGCTCCTCTTTAAAGATTCCATTAGACTTTTTGCAGCATACAATGAGGGGATTATTAATCTTTTAG AAAGATATTTTGATATGAAGAAGAACCAGTGCAAAGAAGGCTTGGATATTTACAAAAAATTTCTAGCCAGAATGACCAAATTGTCAGAATTCCTCAAAGTAGCAGAG CAAGTTGGAATTGATCAGGGTGACATTCCAGATCTTACTCAG GCACCCAGCAGCTTGcttgaagcactggaacagcatTTGGCTTCtgtggagggaaagaaaacaaaagaagtctctgctgccagcag AGCTAGTGCCCTATCCAGTGCAGTTTCCACACTTGCCAGTACAGGAATGTCATTTAGCAGGATggatgagaaagaaaagcagcaggcatTGGAGGAGGAGCAAGCTAGACTGCAGGCACTTAAG GAGCAGCGATTAAGAGAGATTTCTGTAGTATCAAATTCCACTTCCACATCTGCATCCCCAAGCACCTTGTCAGGAAAAAGTGTGAATACCACTGTAGCTGTTGACCTCTTTGCAGTACCAGCACCCACAACGAATAG CATGCCCAACCTTTCCAGTGATCTCTTTGACATTCAGCCTGCATTTGTTCCAACTGTTCAGAGTACTCCGGCTATATCAACATCAGCAAGCAATGCTTGGGGAG GTCCTTTCTCGTCTTCAAATGGTTGTGTTGGTTCTCCACCTCATCTGGACATCTTTGACATGAAGCCAGTTGAAGAAGCTGTAAAATCTACCACCCCTTTCATCAATTCTACTTTTTCCTCCAAACAAACGGTGGAACTCTTTAGTG ATGACTTTAGTGGTCATAAGCCTACATATGCTTCTGTGTATCATCCTCTGACTGTTGATG gtttTCCTCTTCATTCAGCTCCTCCAGGTACCACCGCTTCAACAATTAATGTGGACTTCGATGCTGTTTTTGGAGGAAAATCTACAGCACCAGAGTACAGGACTACAAGTG ACGATGTGTTGCAACCCACTGTACCGCCAGAGAGTCAAAGAACCACATTAGGCAACCAACAAAGTGGAAAAATTTTGGCAAATGACCTTGATTCTTCACTTGCTAATCTAGTGGGAA ATCTTGGCTTTGGAGGAACTCCATCCAAAAA ATCGGATATGCAGTGGACCCAGCCTACAGAGAAGAAACTTACTGGTGGAACAAACTGGCAAGCAAAAACAAGCACGTCAACCACATGGAACCCTACTCCCTTACCTACAATCCCACATAGG AATGGAGTACACTATCCTGCATAT GTACCTGCTCCTATCGCGTACCCATTGACCACACCTCAAGTGCCTGTGTATGGAATG GTACCTCCTCAGGTTGGAGCTGCTCCTTTGATGGCACCTCAGTCAATGATGTATACACAGCCTGGTCTAAGGCCAACAAATCCTTTTGCACCTGTTTCTGAAACTCAG ATACAGTTTCTGTAG
- the LOC104299571 gene encoding phosphatidylinositol-binding clathrin assembly protein isoform X2, with protein MMSGQSITDRITAAQHSVTGSAVAKAVCKATTHEVMGPKKKHLDYLIQCTNEMNVNIPQLADTLFERTANSSWVVVFKALITTHHLMMYGNERFIQYLASRNTLFNLNNYLDKSAMQGYDMSTFIRRYSRYLNEKALSYRLVAVDFTKMKRGIDGVMRTMNAEKLLKTLPIIQNQLDALLDFDANPNELTNGVINAAFMLLFKDSIRLFAAYNEGIINLLERYFDMKKNQCKEGLDIYKKFLARMTKLSEFLKVAEQVGIDQGDIPDLTQAPSSLLEALEQHLASVEGKKTKEVSAASRASALSSAVSTLASTGMSFSRMDEKEKQQALEEEQARLQALKEQRLREISVVSNSTSTSASPSTLSGKSVNTTVAVDLFAVPAPTTNSMPNLSSDLFDIQPAFVPTVQSTPAISTSASNAWGGPFSSSNGCVGSPPHLDIFDMKPVEEAVKSTTPFINSTFSSKQTVELFSGFPLHSAPPGTTASTINVDFDAVFGGKSTAPEYRTTSDDVLQPTVPPESQRTTLGNQQSGKILANDLDSSLANLVGNLGFGGTPSKKSDMQWTQPTEKKLTGGTNWQAKTSTSTTWNPTPLPTIPHRNGVHYPAYVPAPIAYPLTTPQVPVYGMVPPQVGAAPLMAPQSMMYTQPGLRPTNPFAPVSETQIQFL; from the exons atcTAATACAGTGCACAAATGAAATGAATGTGAATATTCCACAGTTGGCAGACACACTCTTTGAGAGAACTGCGAACAGTAGCTGGGTTGTAGTTTTCAAAGCTCTAATTACAACGCACCACCTCATGATGTATGGAAATGAG CGCTTCATCCAGTATCTTGCATCGCGAAACACTCTGTTCAATTTAAATAACTACCTGGACAAAAGTGCCATGCAGG GCTATGATATGTCTACCTTCATTAGGCGATACAGCAGATACTTGAATGAAAAAGCACTTTCATATAGGCTTGTAGCAGTTGACTTCACCAAAATGAAAAGAGG GATAGATGGAGTGATGAGAACCATGAATGCTGAAAAGCTTCTGAAAACCCTCCCAATCATACAGAACCAGCTTGATGCACTCCTTGATTTTGAT GCAAATCCAAATGAACTAACAAATGGTGTTATAAATGCTGCCTTTATGCTCCTCTTTAAAGATTCCATTAGACTTTTTGCAGCATACAATGAGGGGATTATTAATCTTTTAG AAAGATATTTTGATATGAAGAAGAACCAGTGCAAAGAAGGCTTGGATATTTACAAAAAATTTCTAGCCAGAATGACCAAATTGTCAGAATTCCTCAAAGTAGCAGAG CAAGTTGGAATTGATCAGGGTGACATTCCAGATCTTACTCAG GCACCCAGCAGCTTGcttgaagcactggaacagcatTTGGCTTCtgtggagggaaagaaaacaaaagaagtctctgctgccagcag AGCTAGTGCCCTATCCAGTGCAGTTTCCACACTTGCCAGTACAGGAATGTCATTTAGCAGGATggatgagaaagaaaagcagcaggcatTGGAGGAGGAGCAAGCTAGACTGCAGGCACTTAAG GAGCAGCGATTAAGAGAGATTTCTGTAGTATCAAATTCCACTTCCACATCTGCATCCCCAAGCACCTTGTCAGGAAAAAGTGTGAATACCACTGTAGCTGTTGACCTCTTTGCAGTACCAGCACCCACAACGAATAG CATGCCCAACCTTTCCAGTGATCTCTTTGACATTCAGCCTGCATTTGTTCCAACTGTTCAGAGTACTCCGGCTATATCAACATCAGCAAGCAATGCTTGGGGAG GTCCTTTCTCGTCTTCAAATGGTTGTGTTGGTTCTCCACCTCATCTGGACATCTTTGACATGAAGCCAGTTGAAGAAGCTGTAAAATCTACCACCCCTTTCATCAATTCTACTTTTTCCTCCAAACAAACGGTGGAACTCTTTAGTG gtttTCCTCTTCATTCAGCTCCTCCAGGTACCACCGCTTCAACAATTAATGTGGACTTCGATGCTGTTTTTGGAGGAAAATCTACAGCACCAGAGTACAGGACTACAAGTG ACGATGTGTTGCAACCCACTGTACCGCCAGAGAGTCAAAGAACCACATTAGGCAACCAACAAAGTGGAAAAATTTTGGCAAATGACCTTGATTCTTCACTTGCTAATCTAGTGGGAA ATCTTGGCTTTGGAGGAACTCCATCCAAAAA ATCGGATATGCAGTGGACCCAGCCTACAGAGAAGAAACTTACTGGTGGAACAAACTGGCAAGCAAAAACAAGCACGTCAACCACATGGAACCCTACTCCCTTACCTACAATCCCACATAGG AATGGAGTACACTATCCTGCATAT GTACCTGCTCCTATCGCGTACCCATTGACCACACCTCAAGTGCCTGTGTATGGAATG GTACCTCCTCAGGTTGGAGCTGCTCCTTTGATGGCACCTCAGTCAATGATGTATACACAGCCTGGTCTAAGGCCAACAAATCCTTTTGCACCTGTTTCTGAAACTCAG ATACAGTTTCTGTAG